DNA sequence from the Salvelinus fontinalis isolate EN_2023a chromosome 33, ASM2944872v1, whole genome shotgun sequence genome:
gacaatttttgcgccgccctatggaactcccaatcacggccagttgtgatacagcctggaatcgaaccagggtttgtagagatgcctctagcactgagatgcagtgccttagaacgctgagccactcgggagccttgATGAGCATTGATGCCAATAAAGCTGCTTGAATTTCAGAGAGAGGGTttattacatttgagtcattttgcAGACGTTCTAACGACttaacagtgacacacacacacacacacacacacacacacacacacacacacacacacacacacacacagtctgacggGTCACTTAGGAAGGGTTTAGTGACGCAGTTAGTTGGCACTGTTTACTACAGTAATCACAAGCAGCAGCTCCACACAACAGTCTACCCtgttgcttaaaaaaaaaaaaatgtctgacCTTCCAGCTGTTCCTAGAGGTGATGTGTACGCTTGTGAAGGTTTGAAATCAGACCCCCGCTCTACGTAGCTAGCAAGATTAGACAGGTCAAATAGAAGGCTCTCACTTTCTCTTGTGAAACATTGGTGtatgatcatcatcatcaccactcaGAAAGTATTGATAGTTACGCAGAAGTTCGACTTTGCGTCGATCACAAATGACGTCTGCAGTTCTCCACTCCCCACAATCGACCAATCAGAATGCAGGAAAATGAAGCGTCACTATTTAGCAGTGATCTACTAATGATACCTGAATGTAATATCAAACACGCATATCAAAGTAACTAGCGTTAGATAACCAATTCAAAATGAAGGCAACACTAGGGTTTCCAGACTAGCAAGTTAATGATaaattagcatgttagctaactatTTGTTCCAGTGGGTGCTAAACAAACGTGTTACCAAGTTGGCTAGCTTACTTGCTATTTATGTTGAGTAATGAAAACATGAAAAacaagaatgttatttaaaattaAAATTTGGATGGATGTGCATTGAATATATTCAACTAATTAATGTACGCTAAATGACGTTTAGCTTGCTAGCCATAACTAGCCATATGTTAGCTAACTTGTGCAATGTCAAGCAACAATTCCTCACATGAACTAATGGGTTAGCTATAAAATGTCTTATAAactcacattgactctgaacgCCCTCTGCTGAATGAGTTTTGCTGCTCTCAATCCAGTCGTTTGGCGGATTACATGAGAACAGATCCCATACATTTTCTTAATACCGTTTAGCGTCGCCATCTTTTTcactgtttagctagctagctagctacctctgCTAGTTGCAAATTACAGTAGCTAGCAGCGTATGTTAAACGACTAATCAATTCCCGCAAGTCTTGTAGATCTGAAATAATTGTGTTGGTCTCAGCAGCTCCATGAAACCGCTATCTGGGTTTAGGTCTTATTGCTTACACCTAACCATTTCTTTGAGATCTGCGATACAGACAAAAAAGGGGACTGGGGTAATGCCGTCATCATTGAGCGCCCAGAATAAAACTAAAATAACCTACGTCAAATCGTCGCGACAGTCTTCTAGTTTTCTCTTTGCACGATGGACGTGTGTGGATATTCGAGTCCTACTTTGAGGGAGTTTGGCTGCGAACAGAATTTACTTTCACGACCTGATGGATCGTCGTCCTTCGTCCAAGGTATGTTAGCAGTATATCAGAACAAGATATCGTTGAAAGGAAATGTATCGAACTATACCTTAGCTGCTCTcacgctgccccccccccccccatggaccAACAAGACAGAAGTGACCTAACTATACTCATCCAAGCTGTGCTGCGTTACAGCACTTCGTCTCAGATATGGATTATGTTATTGTATTTTTCATTGGGTCTGTGTTTCTGCAGGAGACACCAGTGTATTAGCTGGAGTGTATGGCCCGGCGGAGGTGAAGGTCAGTAAGGAGATCTATGACAGAGCTACCCTGGAAGTTGTGATGCAGCCCAAAGTGGGACTACCAAGTGAGTAAGGAATCTTCTTATTTGGGATTAGGTTGGCAGATAGCAACTTTTTAAAGTGcatacaccgccacctactgtactggagtgtgaggccagtcACGGCCCACCTACATTAAATGATCTTCATTAGTCCTGTTCCTCTAAGAAAGTGACACCTCTTCCCTCCCCCAACTACACCACCCAAACCTCCTCCAGGCTCTCTAACCCTCTAGAGCCCCAGACACCACTTCCCTTTCCTCCCCCCACTACACCTCCTCCAGGCTCTCTAACCCTCTAGAGCCCCAGACACCACTTCCCTCCCCCAACTACACCACCCAAACCCCAACTCAGTCCAGGCTCTCTAACCCTCTAGATCCATAGACACaacttcccttccctccccccaACTACACCACCCAAACCCCAACCCCGTCCAGcctctctaaccctctagagccctagacacccccccccccccccccactacaccCCCTCTAGCTTCTCTAACCCTCTAGAGCCCTAGACACCACTTCCCTcccaccactacaccacccaAACCCCAACCCAGTCCAGGCTCTCTAACCCTTTCACACAATCTCTCCTCATCTACCTCATACAGTTCACAAAATATCAACACATGGTCTACCGTTTCCTCCACTAAACACTCATCACACAGATCTGTTTCCTGACGTGGCATTCAAACCTGTGGCCAAACTCAACTTCCTCTCTCCTACATCCCATACTCCCCACATCTTCCTTTACTGACCGATGCGTGCAATAAAATTACCTCCCCTTACTACTAGCATCCCACTCCCTTTTGAGTGAGGAATCATATAGTTAAgagataatgccagagaagctggtgtttggagggtAAAATGGAATGGGTGTTGTTGGGCCCGAGACTAAGTCCCTTATTATATTACACCTAATGGACATACATGATACACTTCCACAGAACACCACAAGATGGCAGTGTCAGACCTCATTTTCATTTTTCCTCAGGTGtcagagagcgagccagagaacAGTGTGTGAGGGAAACATGCGAGGCATCTCTTCTCTCCACCCTTCATCCACGCTCATCCCTCACACTCGTCCTCCAAGTGGTTCATGATGACGGTTCAGTATCCTTTAGTgaaataacgtgtgtgtgtgtgtgtgtgtgtgtgtgtgtgtgtgttgagtgttaGACTACCAGTCCCATTGCAGTGGTTTCTCTTAAGGACTGAGCTTTCTCTCGTGTTGCACTAAGACTGCAGTCAGGTGTTTATTCAGCCTGTGAAGTGGGCTTCCGTGACCTCCTCAGTCCTCTCACACACAACATCCTGGGACACCTTGCACTCCCTGAATTCACATTCATTCAGAGAcgcaaaataaaacaaaaataagcTACGTCAAATCTCCGCGACAGTCTTCTAGTTTTTTCTTTGCACGATGGATGTGTGTGGATCTTGGAGTCCTACTTTTGAGTGAGTTTGGCTGCGAACAGAATTAATTCAGAGACCGTAGACTTCAGGTCTGTGGAGAAGGTGCAGAGGACGGGACAGTAGATGCCGTCTTATTATTATGTGTGTCAGTAGTGTTGTTCCTTATCCCTCCCCACCAACAGCTATTGTCCTGCTTTCTGAACTCAGCCTGTATGGCCCTGATGGACGCAGGCCTGCCTATGAGCTGTCTGTTCGCTGGGGTCACCTGTGCCATCGATACAGATGGCCAGGTCATTACCGACCCCAACGCAGCACAGGAGAAGGTAGATGATTGTTCTAGCATGGCTGTTACCACAGGATGACTCTGTTTTAAATTCAAATGAGCTTTTTGCTTTTGACATTACATGAATTTCATTTTATTCCACATGATAGAAAATAGTTTTTCTATTCCTACCTTTCTATGTGTGACGTACTAAGAACAGCAGCACATTGGGTAAGTAGTACGCCCTAATTGAGCCTGAACCTACTGGTTTGTGTTTCTTCTCTCAGGAAAGTCGAGCTTTGATGACCTTCGCTATTGACAGTACCGAGCGCAGAGTGATGATGTCATCCACCAGAGGGTCTTTTACAGTTAACGAGGTCAGTAAATATCCACCTCTTAAATCACACATTTCTATTCAGTGGTGTTTGGAAGAATGGTATAATTTTATTAATCACCGAAGCACCAGCGGTGTCGTTAACTGCTCTAAACAAACGGACTTTGCATAAaaccggcaggtagccgttaggagcgctgggccagtaaccgaaaggtcgctagttcgaatccccgagctgaaaaaTATGTCTATGTACCATggcacttaactctaattgctccagggtcgcgGTTGATAATGGTTAATAATGGTTGATAATGGTTGATAATggctgaccctggctgtgaccccactctaattgctccagggtcggtTGATAATGtctgaccctggctgtgaccccactctaatTTCTCCAGGGTCGGTTGATAATGTCTgatcctggctgtgaccccactctaatTTCTCCAGGGTCGGTTGATAATGTCTGACCCTGGCTGACCCCactctaattgctccagggtcgcggttaataatggctgaccctggctgtgaccccactctccgagggtgtctcagggaggggggatataaaaaataaaataacacatttccaattcacacgtgTTTTAATAcatacttgtacatgtgtgaaataggacaactATAAGCACCCGCTTAATTAATAATAAATGAATTAGCCTATGGTGATAGCACATAGAATTCAACTTTAATTAGAGCTGTTGATCAAAGCAAAGTTTAGTCATCACCTCCCGTACGAAATACATCCTGTAGTATGCGATgctctaaatactgtagtatttctaTACTATACTATTAACAGGAATGTTTTTGTGgaagtatactatagtatttactgtagtgtttaaaaaaaaatctatggaCATgactagtatactgtagtatagtgtatataattACTATTGTGTTTTGTAGTATATAATTACTATTGTGTTttgtagtatatactatagtgttttgtagtctatactgtagtgttttgtagtctatactgtagtgttttgtagtatatactatagtgttttgtagtatatactgtagtgttttgtagtctatactgtagtgttttgtagtctatactgtagtgttttgtagtctatactgtagtgttttgtagtctatagtgtagtgttttgtagtTTAATACTATAGTGTTTTGTAGtctatactgtagtgttttgtagTTTAATACTATAGTGTTTTGTAGTTTAATACTATAGTGTTTTGTAGtctatactgtagtgttttgtagTTTAATACTATAGTGTTTTGTAGTTTAATACTATAGTGTTTTGTAGtctatactgtagtgttttgtagTTTAATACTATAGTGTTTTGTAGTTTAATACTATAGTGTTttgtagtatatactatagtgttttgtagtttaatactgtagtgttttgtagtttaatactgtagtgttttgtagTTTAATACTGTACTGTTttgtagtatatactatagtgTTTTGTAGTTTAATACTATAGTGTTTTGTAGTTtaatactgtagtgttttgtagtttaatactgtagtgttttgtagtttaatactgtagtgttttgtagtttaatactgtagtgttttgtagtttaatactgtagtgttttgtagtttaatactgtagtgttttgtagtttaatactgtagtgttttgtagtttaatactgtagtgttttgtagtttaatactgtagtgttttgtagtttaatactgtagtgttttgtagtttaatactgtagtgttttgtagtttaatactgtagtgttttgtagtttaatactgtagtgttttgtagtttaatactgtagtgttttgtagtttaatactgtagtgttttgtagtttaatactgtagtgttttgtagtttaatactgtagtgttttgtagtttaatactgtagtgttttgtagtttaatactgtagtgttttgtagtttaatactgtagtgttttgtagtttaatactgtagtgttttgtagtctatactgtagtgttttgtagTTTAATACTATAGTGTTTTGTAGTTTAATACTATAGTGTTTTGTAGTTTAATACTATAGTGTTTTGTAGTTTAATACTATAGTGTTTTGTAGTTTAATACTATAGTGTTTTGTAGTTtaatactgtagtgttttgtagTCTATACTATAGTGTTTTGTAGTCTAtagtgtagtgttttgtagtTTAATACTATAGTGTTTTGTAGTTTAATACTATAGTGTTTTGTAGTTtaatactgtagtgttttgtagtttaatactgtagtgttttgtagtttaatactgtagtgttttgtagtttaatactgtagtgttttgtagtttaatactgtagtgttttgtagtttaatactgtagtgttttgtagtttaatactgtagtgttttgtagtttaatactgtagtgttttgtgGTATACTACAGTGTGCTGTATGGTATTCTGCAGTTTACTACAGATTACTATAATATCCTGTAGTAAActggtatttatttttttaaatgtgggCTACACAGTTTTTCAGCAGGTATAAACAGTGCAGTGGAATGCTTACTTGCGAGCTCCCTCAACAGTGCACTTCAAATATCAATAGCCAATGACTATTCCCCCTGtacccctgtctttctccctacaGCTGCACCAGTGTATAGCTGTCAGTCAGAAAGCATCAGACAAGATTTTCCAGTTCTACAGAGATTCTGTCAAACGAAGATATTCCAAGATACTCTGATTATCCAGGATTCTGCTTCTGgctcccattttttttttttttttttttgcatcttTGTTTTTTAATTTTACAGACCAAACCATTGTTGTTATTTAAATCAAATATTTGGAatcgtattttttttttttttaatgctttTTTCCCTTATTTTTCTTGTGCTTTTAAAGAATTGATATTCGCTTCATGAAACGAACACCACATAATGTAACAGAATATGAATGTTATTGTCAAACATTGAAAGTAAAGCTGCATGTTTAATCAAGTGTCTTTTTATTACGTTGGTAGTCTTTTTCTATGTACATTTCATCATAACACAAGGGGCTGTGAACAGCAACCGTACAGGTACACCTGATCAGCTCACGCTCCTTCACCTGACCTttcacccctgacctctgactagACTGAATGATCAACACATGGGGTGAATCTCAAAAGTGCTTTGTTGTTTTCTCCGTCTAACCCCGGCCAGCGTTGACAGACCTCGTCGGTAGCGCGTCGACAGACCTCGTCGGTAGCGCGTCGACAGACCTCGTCGGTAGCGCGTCGACAGACCTCGTCGGTAGCGCGTCGACAGACCTCGTCGGTAGCGCGTCGACAGACCTCGTCGGTAGCGCGTCGACAGACCTCGTCGGTAGCGCGTCGACAGACCTCGTCGGTAGCGCGTCGACAGACCTCGTCGGTAGCGCGTCGGTAGCGCGTCGACAGACCTCGTCGGTAGCGTGTCGGTAGCGTGTGGTCTGTACAGAGGTGTCCTATTTAGTGCCGTAGTATATCACCAGTACTGGCAGTTACATTTAGTTGTTATGGTTTCTAAAGTGCTTTTCTTCAGTTACTATTCATGTGTTCTTCATTAAATCAAACTCAGTCTTGATACAACACTGATTCTCTGAAAAAACATTCCTTTCGTTCGAAAGGGAACAACCGGTGACCCACTCTGCTTGATCTCAAACTTAAATATGTCGTTATGTTAAGTCTGTCTCTACGTTGTTTCACAAAGTCTCTTTTATCGACCCAGCAGTTTCCCTTATGGCACACTGAGCTCCTGAAGAACCGAAGTGGCTAGACATTTTGTCATTGTTAGGATCATTCCAGACAGAGAGGGCTATTGAAGCACTTAGCGAGAGAAACATGCCAAAGTGCCAATTCACCATGCTGGTTGCCTTTTGAATGGTTGACTCAGTAAAATGACGTAGTCACGATCAGCAGTTGCAAATAATTGCGAAGCTCAATTCGCTTTAAACACTGTCAGACCAGTATCTGTTCAATGGTTTgcttcatacatttttacaacgTGTTAGCCACGGGACCGTTTATACAACGTGTTAGCCACGGGACCGTTTATACAACGTGTTAGCCACGGGACCGTTTATACAACGTGTTAGCCACGGGACCGTTTATACAACGTGTTAGCCACGGGACCGTTTATACAACGTGTTAGCCACGGGACCGTTTATACAACGTGTTAGCCACGGGACCGTTTATACAACGTGTTAGCCACGGGACCGTTTATACAACGTGTTAGCCACGGGACCGTTTATACGTGCTAGCCACGGGACCGTTTATACGTGTTAGCCACGGAACCGTTTATACAACGTGTTAGCCACGGGACCGTTTATACGTGCTAGCCACGGGACCGTTTATACGTGTTAGCCACGGAACCGTTTATACAACGTGTTAGCCACGGAACCGTTTTTACAACGTGTTAGCCACGGGACCGTTTATACAACGTGTTAGCCACGGGACCGTTTATACAACGTGTTAGCCACGGGACCGTTTTTACAACGTGCTAGCCACGGGACCGTTTTTACACCGTGCTAGCCACGGGACCGTTTATACAACGTGCTAGCCACGGGACCGTTTATACAACGTGCTAGCCACGGGACCGTTTATACAACGTGTTAGCCACGGAACCGTTTTTACACCGTGCTAGCCACGGGACCGTTTTTACAACGTGTTAGCCACGGAACCGTTTTTACAACGTGCTAGCCACGGGACCGTTTTTACACCGTGCTAGCCACGGGACCGTTTTTACACCGTGCTAGCCACGGGACCGTTTATACAACGTGTTAGCCACGGGACCGTTTATACAACGTGTTAGCCACGGGACCGTTTATACAACGTGTTAGCCACGGAAACGTTTTTACAACGTGCTAGCCACGGGACCGTTTATACGTGCTAGCCACGGGACCGTTTATACAACGTGTTAGCCACGGAACCGTTTATACAACGTGTTAGCCACGGAACCGTTTTTACAACGTGCTAGCCACGGGACCGTTTTTACACCGTGCTAGCCACGGGACCGTTTATACAACGTGTTAGCCACGGGACCGTTTATACGTGCTAGCCACGGGACCGTTTATACGTGTTAGCCACGGAACCGTTTATACAACGTGTTAGCCACGGAACCGTTTTTACAACGTGCTAGCCACGGGACTGTTTTTACACCGTGCTAGCCACGGGACCGTTTATACAACGTGTTAGCCACGGGACCGTTTTTACACCGTGCTAGCCACGGGACCGTTTATACAACGTGTTAGCCACGGGACCGTTTATACAACGTGTTAGCCACGGGACCGTTTATACGTGCTAGCCACGGGACCGTTTATACGTGTTAGCCACGGAACCGtgtttacatacatttttacaaCGTGTTAGCCACGGGACCGTTTATACAACGTGTTAGCCACGGGACCGTTTATACAACGTGTTAGCCACGGGACCGTTTTTACAACGTGTTAGCCACGGGACCGTGTTTACACCGTGCTAGCCACGGGACCGTTTATACAACGTGTTAGCCACGGAACCGTTTTTACAACGTGTTAGCCACGGGACCGTGTTTACAACGTGTTAGCCACGGGACCGTGTTTACACCGTGCTAGCCACGGGACCGTTTATACAACGTGTTAGCCACGGAACCGTTTTTACAACGTGCTAGCCACGGAACCGTTTATACAACGTGTTAGCCACGGGACCGTTTATACAACGTGTTAGCCACGGGACCGTTTATACAACGTGCTAGCCACGGGACCGTTTATACAACGTGCTAGCCACGGGACCGTTTATACAACGTGCTAGCCACGGGACCGTTTATACAACGTGTTAGCCACGGGACCGTTTATACAACGTGTTAGCCACGGGACCGTTTATACAACGTGTTAGCCACGGGACCGTTTATACAACGTGTTAGCCACGGGACCGTTTATACAACGTGCTAGCCACGGGACCGTTTATACAACGTGTTAGCCACGGGACCGTTTATACAACGTGCTAGCCACGGGACCGTTTATACAACGTGTTAGCCACGGAACCGTTTATACAACGTGCTAGCCACGGGACCGTTTATACAACGTGTTAGCCACGGGACCGTTTATACAACGTGTTAGCCACGGGACCGTTTATACAACGTGTTAGCCACGGGACCGTGTTTACAACGTGTTAGCCACGGGACCGTTTATACAACGTGTTAGCCACGGGACCGTTTATACAACGTGTTAGCCACGGGACCGTGTTTACAACGTGCTAGCCACGGGACCGTGTTTACAACGTGTTAGCCACGGGACAGTGTTTACACCGTGCTAGCCACGGGACCGTTTATACAACGTGTTAGCCACGGGACCGTTTTTACAACGTGCTAGCCACGGGACCGTTTTTACAACGTGCTAGCCACGGGACCGTTTTTACACCGTGCTAGCCACGGGACCGTTTTTACACCGTGCTAGCCACGGAACCGTTTATACAACGTGCTAGCCACGGGACCGTTTATACAACGTGCTAGCCACGGAACCGTTTATACAACGTGCTAGCCACGGGACCGTTTATACAACGTGCTAGCCACGGGACCGTTTATACAACGTGCTAGCCACGGGACCGTTTATACAACGTGCTAGCCACGGGACCGTTTATACAACGTGCTAGCCACGGGACAGTGTTTACAACGTGTTAGCCACGGGACCAAAACGGCTGAGAAGTTGAGACTCGCACTTCAAGGCTCTTAGTTGTTGTGGAAATTGGACTCGccgtttactttctgcatctacgtcATATCGCCGTGTCTACCTTTTTTAAGTGAAGAAGAAAAGGATGCATGCTTGGCATTGAGTTAGTATAACAGCAGGCTGTTCCCAGTCTTCCTGTCTCCGCGTGGACATTACAATGTCCAGAGACCACATACCAGGTTGCTGCGACATCGTGGTTTGTAacaaactatataaccttccgcTTTCTCTCCAACAAGAAAGGACAAATGGTGACTTTTGCAGAATATGCAGAATATGGAGTCTGTCACCGTTTTTAATAGAAGAATTGCTTTATGTTATGATGGCATGGTTGTTTAAACCTTCCCATCCtgtctaggagagagagagagtctcgtaGGCACATGGCAATCCCCCTAAGTGGCTGTATACGGAGGAGAGAATAGCCTGTCTATATTTGGTCAGCGGGGACGGGTCCTGCAGGAGTCGCTTCTCTTAATGGAATGAGTCATCGCTGCCGCGCAGGCTGCAGGGTCTGACCCCTTCTCATCCTCTCTAcacccctctcaccctctctacacccctctcatcctctctacacccctctcaccctctctacagccctctctcaccctctacacccctctctccctatctacacccctctacacccccccccctatctctacacctctcaccctctctacacccctctctccccctctatctctctacacCCCTCTTTGCTGCCTCTCACCCCTTCTAcacccctctcaccctctctacaCCCCTCTATGTTATGAGTGACTCTCCATTTCTATTAGATCCCCAGAGAGAGCAGCCGTCTCTCTGAAGGCAGAGCTGCTGTAGTTAGATCCCCAGAGAGAGCAGCCGTCTCTCTGAAGGCAGGGCTGCTGTAGTTAGATCCCCAGAGAGAGCAGCCGTCCCTCTCTGAAGGCAGAGCTGCTGTAGTTAGATCCCCAGAGAGAGCAGCCGTCCCTCTCTGAAGGCAGAGCTGCTGTAGTTAGATCCCCAGAGAGAGCAGCCGTCCCTCTCTGAAGGCAGGGCTGCTGTAGTTAGATCCCCAGAGAGAGCAGCCGTCTCTCTGAAGGCAGGACTGCTGTAGTTAGATCCCCAGAGAGAGCAGCCGTCCCTCTCTGAAGGCAGAGCTGCTGTAGTTAGATCCCCAGAGAGAGCAGCCGTCTCTCTGAAGGCAGAGCTGCTGTAGTTAGATCCCCAGAGAGAGCAGCCGTCCCTCTCTGAAGGCAGGGCTGCTGTAGTTAGATCCCCAGAGAGAGCAGCCGTCTCTCTGAAGGCAGGGCTGCTGTAGTTAGATCCCCAGAGAGAGCAGCCGTCCCTCTCTGAAGGCAGAGCTGCTGTAGTTAGATCCCCAGAGAGAGCAGCCGTCTCTCTGAAGGCAGAGCTGCTGTAGTTAGATCCCCAGAGAGAGCAGCCGTCCCTCTCTGAAGGCAGGGCTGCTGTAGTTAGATCCCCAGAGAGAGCAGCCGTCTCTCTGAAGGCAGGGCTGCTGTAGTTAGATCCCCAGAGAGAGCAGCCGTCCCTCTCTGAAGGCAGGGCTGCTGTAGTTAGATCCCCAGAGAGAGCAGCCGTCCCTCTCTGAAGGCAGAGCTGCTGTAGTTAGATCCCCAGAGAGAGCAGCCGTCCCTCTCTGAAGGCAGAGCTGCTGTAGTTAGATCCCCAGAGAGAGCAGCCGTCTCTCTGAAGGCAGAGCTGCTGTAGTTAGATCCCCAGAGAGAGCAGCCGTCCCTCTCTGAAGGCAGGGCTGCTGTAGTTAGATCCCCAGAGAGAGCAGCCGTCCCTCTCTGAAGGCAGGGCTGCTGTAGTTAGATCCCCAGAGAGAGCAGCCGTCCCTCTCTGAAGGCAGGGCTGCTGTAGTTAGATCCCCAGAGAGAGCAGCCGTCCCTTTGAAGGCAGAGCTGCTGTAGTTAGATCCCCAGAGAGAGCAGCCGTCCCTCTCTGAAGGCAGGGCTGCTGTAGTTAGATCCCCAGAGAGAGCAGCCGTCTCTCTGAAGGCAGGGCTGCTGTAGTTAGATCCCCAGAGAGAGCAGCCGTCTCTCTGAAGGCAGGGCTGCTGTAGTTAGATCCCCAGAGAGAGCAGCCGTCCCTCTCTGAAGGCAGAGCTGCTGTAGTTAGATCCCCAGAGAGAGCAGCCCTCCCTCTCTGAAGGCAGAGCTGCTATAGTTAGATCCCCAGAGAGAGCAGCCGTCTCTCTGAAGGCAGAGCTGCTGTAGTTAGATCCCCAGAGAGAGCAGCCGTCTCTCTGAAGGCAGGACTGCTGTAGTTAGATCCCCAGAGAGAGCAGCCGTCTCTCTGAAGGCAGGACTGCTC
Encoded proteins:
- the exosc5 gene encoding exosome complex component RRP46 — translated: MDVCGYSSPTLREFGCEQNLLSRPDGSSSFVQGDTSVLAGVYGPAEVKVSKEIYDRATLEVVMQPKVGLPSVRERAREQCVRETCEASLLSTLHPRSSLTLVLQVVHDDGSLLSCFLNSACMALMDAGLPMSCLFAGVTCAIDTDGQVITDPNAAQEKESRALMTFAIDSTERRVMMSSTRGSFTVNELHQCIAVSQKASDKIFQFYRDSVKRRYSKIL